The window GCGGGCATGTCCGCGTCGGCTTCGAGGACACGATCTGGCTGCGCAAGGGCCAGCTTGCCCCCGACAACGCCGCCCACGTGCGCTGGGCCGTCGACCTCATCGACCGCATGGGCGCCGAGGTCTCGAGCGCGGGCGAGACGCGCGACCTGCTGGGCCTGGCGAACCACGCCTACGCCTGAGCGCGTCTGTCACCATCTGAGAGAATAAAGAGGGAGTGGAGAGGACATGACACAGGTAAAGGGACGCACCGCGTTCATCACTGGCGGCGGTTCGGGCGTGGCGCTCGGCCAAGCCAAGGTTTTCGCCAGGGCTGGCTGCAAGGTCGCCATTGCCGACATCCGCCAGGACCACCTCGACGAGGCCATGGCCTGGTTCGAGGCCGAGAACGCCAAGGGCGCGAACTACGAGGTGATGGCGGTCAAGCTCGACATCACCGACCGCGAGGCCTACGCCAAGGTCGCCGACGAGGTGGAAGCGAAGCTGGGCCCCGTCGAACTCCTGTTCAACACCGCCGGGGTCTCGCACTTCGGCGCCATCCAGGACGCCACCTACGACGACTGGGACTGGCAGATCGACGTCAACCTGCGCGGTGTGATCAACGGCGTGCGCACCTTCGTGCCGCGCATGATCGAGCGCGGCAACGGCGGCCACGTGGTCAACACCGCCTCGATGTCGGCCTTCGTGGCGCTCAAGGGCACGGGCATCTACTGCACCACCAAGATGGCGGTGCGCGGGCTGACCGAGACCCTGGCCCTCGATCTGGAAGAGCATGGCATCGGCGTATCGCTGCTGTGCCCGGGCGCGGTCAACACCAACATTCACGAAGCGCTGCTGACCCGCCCCAAGCATCTGGCGGACACCGGCTACTACCAGGCCGGGCCGGAGATGTTCGCGCATCTCAAGAACGTGATCGAATGCGGCATGGAGCCCGAGACGCTGGCGAACCACGTCCTGAAGGCCGTGGAGGAGAACCAGCTTTACGTGCTCGCCTACCCGGAATTTCGCAAGCCGCTGGAAGACATCCACGCGCGCGTCATGGCCGCCCTCGCCAATCCCGAGGACGATCCCGACTACGACCGGCGCGTGGCGCACGGCGTACCGGGCGGCGAGGCCAAGGAGGAGGAAAAGACGGCATGAACAGTCCCTTCCTCCAGTTCGAGACGCGGGTGCGAGCCCGCGTCGTCGCCCTCGACCACTTCTGCGTGGTTGCCGCGGACCTCGACCGTTCGGAAGCCTTCTACCGCGATGTGCTTTCGCTGGAATCGTGCCCTGCGCCCGCCCCGCTCACCCGCGAAACCGCGCGCTGGATCTACGATCACGAGGAGCGGCCGATCATCCATCTCAACGCGAAATCCGCGCCGCGCGCGATGGACCGCGACATGGCGAAGGGCCCGACCGGCGCGCTGCACCACATTGCGCTGCGCTGCGAAGGCTTCGACGACATCCGCGATCGCCTGGAAGACCGGGGGCTCACCTATGAGAGCAACCTGATCCAGTCGATCGGCCTGCGCCAGATCTTCGTCCACGATCCCGACGGAGTGCTGCTGGAGCTCAACTTCTTCGAGGATTGAAGAGAGACAAGCGACTGATTCAAGGGGCCATCGCCCCTAGACCCCGGAATGGGTGACCTCGCCGCTCTTTGTTAGAGGTTAGCTCGACAGGTTTGGGAGCCCGAGGGCGATGGCCCTCGGTTTCATTCTTCTGCCTTCCTTAAACAGAAAGCGTACCCAGCACCCCGCCATCGACTGCAAGGCTCTGCCCGGTCACGTGCGAGGCCGCGTCCGAGAGCAGGAACGCGGCCACCGCGCCCAGTTCGTCGGCGCTTCCCGTGCGCCCCTGCGGCACGCGCGCGGCGATCTGCTCCAGCGCGTCGGGCGGGAGCGCGGCGAACATCTCGGTATCGATGAAACCGGGCACCACGCAATTGCAGCGAACGCCGTGGGGCGCCGCTTCCAGCGCGACCGCGCGCGCAAGCCCCAGCACCGCGTGCTTGGAAGCCACGTACGCCACGTTGTTCGCCATGCCGCGTTCGCTCGCAAGGCTGCCCGTTACCAGGATCGCGCCGCGTCCACGTGCTTTCATCGCTGGCAGCACCTGCGCGATGGCGCGATAGGGGGCCGTCAGGTTGACGTTGAGAACCTGCGCGAACGCCTCCTCGCCATAGTCCTCCACTGCCGCGAAGGAACCACCCGTTCCAGCATTGAGAAACAGCCCGTCAATCGGCCCGCCCGCCTCCACGGCGGCATCCAGCGCGGCCGCCTGCGCGGCTCCATCACTGACGTCGACCGCGAACCAGCGCGCGCCCTCGCCCAGCTCGGCGGCCAGAGCCTCCAGCCGTTCGGCTCGGCGCGCCATCAGCGTGACCGCCCCGCCGCGCGCGGCGATCGCCTTCGCGGTGGCGGCCCCGATCCCGCTCGACGCGCCGGTGACGATGATGTGCTTGCCGGTAAAATTCATGAGCCCTGCCTTTTTGCCGTCTCAGCCCGCGAGCCCCAGAACCCGCGCTGCGTTGTCCTTCATGATGCCCGGCATGACCTCGTCCTTGAAGCCGATGCCCCTCG is drawn from Novosphingobium decolorationis and contains these coding sequences:
- a CDS encoding SDR family oxidoreductase: MTQVKGRTAFITGGGSGVALGQAKVFARAGCKVAIADIRQDHLDEAMAWFEAENAKGANYEVMAVKLDITDREAYAKVADEVEAKLGPVELLFNTAGVSHFGAIQDATYDDWDWQIDVNLRGVINGVRTFVPRMIERGNGGHVVNTASMSAFVALKGTGIYCTTKMAVRGLTETLALDLEEHGIGVSLLCPGAVNTNIHEALLTRPKHLADTGYYQAGPEMFAHLKNVIECGMEPETLANHVLKAVEENQLYVLAYPEFRKPLEDIHARVMAALANPEDDPDYDRRVAHGVPGGEAKEEEKTA
- a CDS encoding VOC family protein, with product MNSPFLQFETRVRARVVALDHFCVVAADLDRSEAFYRDVLSLESCPAPAPLTRETARWIYDHEERPIIHLNAKSAPRAMDRDMAKGPTGALHHIALRCEGFDDIRDRLEDRGLTYESNLIQSIGLRQIFVHDPDGVLLELNFFED
- a CDS encoding SDR family NAD(P)-dependent oxidoreductase; translated protein: MNFTGKHIIVTGASSGIGAATAKAIAARGGAVTLMARRAERLEALAAELGEGARWFAVDVSDGAAQAAALDAAVEAGGPIDGLFLNAGTGGSFAAVEDYGEEAFAQVLNVNLTAPYRAIAQVLPAMKARGRGAILVTGSLASERGMANNVAYVASKHAVLGLARAVALEAAPHGVRCNCVVPGFIDTEMFAALPPDALEQIAARVPQGRTGSADELGAVAAFLLSDAASHVTGQSLAVDGGVLGTLSV